A region of the Variovorax sp. 54 genome:
AGGTTCTGGCCGGCCTGCGCGACGTCGAGGCCGGACACGGCACCCGCCGCGTACTTGGCTTGCACCAGCGCCTGGATGCGCCGCGCATCGGCCATGCCGGCTTCGCTCAGTGCGATGCGGTGGTTCAGGTAGCCGGTCTGCCAATACAGCCCGGCCGTGGTGCCCACCAGCGCCAGCGCCGTGGCCTCGCGGTCGGACTGGGTGGCCTGCAGCTCCCAGTCGGCAACGCTGCGCTGCGCCGACAGGCGGCCCCACAGGTCAACTTCGTAGCTCAGGCTCAGCAAGGATCTCGCGCTCGAAGCGGCAACGCCGCCGCGCTTCAGGTCGAAGCTGCGTTGGGTGCCCAGTTGCCCCGTCACGCCCGGCGTGAGGTTGGTGTTCGCCAGGCCGGCCTGCAGCTGCGCCCGTTGCACGCGGATGCCGGCGGCAGCCAGGTTGTTGTTGGTGCGCAGGACGCTGTCGATCAGGGTATCGAGCCGCGCGTCGTGGAAGGCGGTCCACCAGCGGGCCTGCGGCACGGCCGCCGCGTTCTGCGGCAGGGGCAGTTGCTGCTGCCACGCCTGCGGCACGCCGAGCGGCCGTTGTTCGCGCCGCTCCGGTTGGAACAGCGTGCAGCCGCTAAGCGCCAGCGCGATGGCGAGCGTCCCGAGGGTCAGGCGCGCGCTACTCACGAGCCAGTGCCTCGATGGGGTCGAGCCGCGCGGCGTTGCGCGCCGGCAGGTAGCCGAACAGCACGCCGATGAGCGACGCGCACAGGAAGGCCGACGCCACGGCCCCCAGCGAAAAGATCATTTGCCATTGCTTCACGAACACCGAAAACAAAAAGCTGATGCCGTACGACAGCATCACGCCGATGAAACCGCCGACCAGGCACACGAGCACCGCCTCGGTCAGGAACTGCTGCAGCACGTCGCTCTGGCGCGCGCCCACGGCCATGCGGATGCCGATCTCGCGGGTGCGCTCGGTCACCGACACCAGCATGATGTTCATCACGCCGATGCCGCCCACCACCAGCGAGATCACCGCGATCAGCGACAGCAGCAAGGTGAGCGACTGGCTCGTGCGCTCGGCGGTCTTCACGATGCTGTCCATGTTGAAGGTGAAAAAATCCTTGCCGCCATGGCGCAGCGTGAGCAGCCTCACGATGCTCTCTTCGGCGGCCTTGGTGGGCTGGCCGTCGCGGATGCGCACGGTGATGTTGTCGAAGTGCTGCTGGCCGAACAGGCGGCTGGCGCCGGTGCTGTAGGGCAGCCAGATGTTGAGCGACTTGTTCTCGCTGAACATGGTCTTCTTTTCCTGCGCCACGCCGATCACCGTGCACGGCAGGCTGCCCACGAGGATGACCTTGCCGATCGGGTCGGTGCCCTCGGGAAAGAGCTTGCGCCGCGTGTTCTGGTCGATCACCACCACCTGCGACTGCTGCCGCACGTCGTTGGCGTTGAAAGCGGTGCCGCTGGCCATCTGGATGTCGCGCACGCTGAAGAAGTTGTCGCTGACGCCGTTCACGTTGCCGTTGACGTCGGCGCTGCGGTAGCGCAGGCGCAGGCCGCGCATGGTGGTGGGCGTGACGCTGTGCACGTAGGGCTGCGCGGCAATGGCCTGCAGGTCGGCGGGCAGCAGCGTGCGGATGCTCGCGGCCTTGTCGTCGCCGAAGTCGTGGCCCGGATAGATGTCGAGCGTGCTGGTGCCGATGGCCTTGATGTCGGCCAGCACGAAGCGCTTGGCGCCCTCCCCGATGGCCACGATCGACACCACCGAGGTGATGCCGATGATGATGCCCAGCATGGTCAGCGCCGTGCGCATGCGGTGCGCCATCATCGAGCGCCAGGCCATGCGAAAGGCTTCGGAAAAACGCGCCCAGCCCGTGCTGAAGCGCGCAATGCCGAGCGTCGGGCGGGTCATGGCGGGCGGTGCCGGGGCGTCCTCGCCGACCGCGTGTGCGGGCGCGGCCACGGTCGGCACGTTCGGCCGGTCGCCGACGATCACGCCGTCGGCGATCTCGATGATGCGCTCGGTGCAGCGCGCCACCTGCATGTCATGCGTCACGATGATGATCGTGTGCCCCTGTGCATGCAGCTCGCGCAGGATGCCCATGACCTCGTGGCCGCTCTTGCTGTCCAGTGCGCCGGTCGGCTCGTCGGCCAGGATGACCTGCCCGCCGTTCATCAGCGCGCGCGCAATGCTCACGCGCTGCTGCTGGCCGCCCGAGAGCTGGCTCGGCCGGTGCTCGGTGCGGTCTTCGAGACCCAGGCGCGCCAGCAGCTGCCGCGCCCGTGCATCGCGCGCCGTGCCCTCGGTGCCGGCATAGACGGCGGGCACCTCGACGTTGCCGGTGGCCGTCAGGTGCTGCATGAGGTGGTAGCGCTGGAAGATGAAACCGAAGTGCTCACGCCGCAGCGCGGCGAGCGCGTCGCTGTCGAGCGTGCCGACGTCCTGGCCCGACACGGTGTAGGTGCCGGTGCTCGGCCGGTCGAGGCAGCCGAGGATGTTCATCAGCGTTGACTTGCCCGAGCCCGAGGCGCCGACGATGGCCAGCATCTCGCCATGGCCGATGTCCAGATCGACGTCCTTCAGCACCTGGACTTCCTGCTCGCCCGAAGGAAAGCTGCGGCCGATGCCGCGCAGGGTCAAGAGCGGTTGCGTCACTGGCGCGGTCCCCGGTTGCCACCGCCGTTGCCGTCGGTCTTCTCCAGTGCCGAGGCGTCGCCCGTGATGACGTTGTCGCCCTCCTTCAGGCCTTCGAGCACCTGGGCCTGGAAGTTGTTGCTGATGCCGATGCGCACCGGCCGCTTTTCCACGCGTTGGTCGGGCAGGAGCACGCGCACTTCATGGCGGCCGTCCTTGTCGCGCGCGCCGAGCGCGGTGAGCGGCACGGTCAGCGCCTGCTTGGCCTCGCCCAGCATGATGGCGACCTGCGCCGTCATGTCGACACGCAGCGTGCGCTCGGGGTTGGGCACATCGAACAGCGCGTTGAAGAACACGGCGTTGTTGATTTTCTCGGGCGACGGCTGCACCGCGCGCAGCGTGCCGTGGTAGCGCGTGTCGGGGTCGCCGAGGATGGTGAAGTACACCGGCAGGCCCGCCTTCACGCGCACCACGTCGGCCTCGGACACCTGGGCCTTCACGGTCATGGTCGACAGGTCGGCCAGCTTCATGAGCGTGGGCACCTGGAACGAGGCCACCACGGTCTGGCCTTCGAGCGTGTTGATCGACACCACGTCGCCGTCGATGGGCGCCATGATGCGGGTGTACGACAGGTTGGTCTGCGCCGAGGCCAGGGCCAGCTTCTGCTGGCGGATCTGCGCATCGAGCGACACGGCATCGGCGCGCAGCGCACGCAGTTCGGTGTCGGCGCTTTCCAGGTCCTGGCGCGCGGCGGCGTCCTGCGCCAGCATTTCGCGCTGGCGTGCCCAGGTGAGCTCGGCCTGCTTCACGCGGACCTCCTTCGCGAGCTTCTGGGCCTGCAGGTTCTCGAGCTTGGCCTGCTCCTGCGCCAAGGTGTTCTGCGAAATGACGGGATCGATCTCGGCGAGCCAGTCGCCCTTCTTCACCGTCTGGCCGAGCACCACTTTCAGCGACTTGAGCTGGCCGGACACCTGCGCACCCACCTCGACCTGCTTGAAGGCCTGCAGCACGCCGGTGGCGAGCACCGCGTTCTCGAGGTCGCTGCGCTGCACGGTGGCGGTGAGGTAGTCGCTTTTCTTCGGCGGGCTCAACCAGAAGAAGGTCGCGACGGCCAGCACGATGAGCAAGGCCAGGCCGACAAGGAGCTTGCGCGATCGTCGCGAAGGAGTGGTGGGCATGCAGTGAAGTGGGAGTGGAAACGGGCGATGAGACCCTGGAAAGGATGCGATTGATCCTAGCCCCGCTTGCTGAAGGTCTGCTAAAGCATGCGTTTTGGTGGGCTTTTTGCACGAACCCCGCGAAACGCCCCACGAAAAACGGCGTGGCCCGCCGCCCTTAAAGGACAGCGGGCCACGCCGCAGAAACTACTGAAAAAGAACTCAGCGCGCCGTGCGTCGACGCAAGAGCAGCGTGAGGAGCAACAGCGCCAGCACCGTGAACGCAACGAACGACCAATTCGCCAGCGTCAGGCCGAACAGCGACCAGTCGATCTTGGAACAGTCGCCGCCGCCGCGGAAGATCATCGGCAGCGCGCGCTTGAGCGGGAAGGTCTCGATCATCCCGTACAGGTCACGCCCGCACGAGACGACTTCGGGCGGATACCACTGCAGCCAGCTCTGCTGCGCCGCCGTGTAGGCACCGCCCACCGCCGCCGCCAGTGCCAGCACCCCGCCCGTCACCTGCAGGCCCCGGCTGTTGAACAGCGCCGCCAAGCCGGTGAAGAGCGCCACGAGCATCAGCGCATAGCGCTGCACGATGCACATGGGACAGGGTTCGAGCCCGACCACGTGTTGCAGATACAGCCCGAAGGCCAGCATCAGGACACAGGCCAGGCAGATCAGCGCGAGCGCGCGGCGCGGTGCGCCGAAGTACCAATGGATCAAGGAGATACCCAATCTTCTTCTACGAACACCCTGGCCTTGCGGGGGTTGGCGACGACGGTGTCGCCTTCCTTCAAGTCCAGGTCGCGGAACTGTTGCGCAGGGAGTTGCGCTTCGATGATGGTTCCGGAGCCCGGATTATCTGGATTCGTTTCGGTGGGCTCAAGTTCCAGCCGCGCGATCGGTCCGACCACAATTGCGCGCGACAGCGTGGCGACGATGCCGGTGGCGCCTGCCACGTAGCGGGTCACGTCCAGGTCATGCGGGCGCACGTAGGCCAGCGCCTTGGCGTCGCGCGCGGTGCTGTGCTCGGGCGAGTCGATGCGCATGCCGTCCAGTTGCACGGCGCCGTTGTCGGCCCGGCCGTGGAACAGGTTCACGTCGCCCAGGAAGCCGTAGACGAACGGGCTCGCGGGCTTGTCCCACACGTCCTGCGGCGAGCCGACCTGCTCGATGCGGCCCTTGTTGATCACCACCACGCGGTCGGCCACTTCAAGCGCTTCTTCCTGGTCGTGCGTGACGAAGATCGAGGTGACGTGCAGCTCGTCGTGCAGCCGGCGCAGCCAGCGGCGCAGTTCCTTGCGCACCTTGGCGTCGAGCGCGCCGAAGGGTTCGTCGAGCAGCAGCACCTTGGGCTCCACCGCCAGCGCGCGGGCCAGCGCGATGCGCTGGCGCTGGCCGCCGGACAGCTGTGACGGGTAGCGGTCGGCCAGCCAGTCGAGCTGCACCAGCTTGAGCAGGTCGGTCACCTTCTGCTTGATCTGCGCGTCGCTCGGCCGCTCCTTGCGCGGCTTCACGCGCAGGCCGAAGGCCACGTTCTCGAACACGGTCATGTGGCGGAACAGCGCGTAGTGCTGGAACACGAAGCCGACCTGGCGTTCGCGCACGTGCACGTCGGTCGTGTCTTCGCCCGAGAAGTGGATGCTGCCGGTGTCGGCCGTTTCCAGGCCCGCGATGATGCGCAGCAGCGTGGTCTTGCCGCAGCCCGAAGGGCCGAGCAGCGCGACGAGTTCGCCCGACTCGACGTCGAGGTTCACGTTGTTCAGCGCCCGGAAGTCGCCGAACTGCTTGCTGATGTTGCGGATTTCGATGCTCATGGAATCTCTTCCTCTGCCTTCTTCTGATGACTCCCTCTCCCCGCGGGGAGAGGGTCGGGGTGAGGGTTCTCCCCTCACCACAGGACTTTCAAACCGCCGCGGGACGCTCGGGCGGCAGCTCGGCGATGGCTTTCATTTCGCGCTCATGGCGCCACTCGATGACCGACTTGATCACCAGGGTGACCAGCGCCAGGATCGCCAGCAATGAGGCCACGGCAAAGGCGGCCACCGACTGGTATTCGTTGTAGAGCACTTCGACGTGCAGCGGCATCGTGTTGGTCTGGCCGCGGATGTGGCCCGACACCACCGACACCGCGCCGAACTCGCCCATGGCGCGCGCATTGCACAGGATCACGCCGTACAGCAGGCCCCACTTGATGTTGGGCAAGGTCACGCGCCAGAAGGTCTGCCAGCCGGTCGCGCCGAGCACGATGGCGGCCTGCTCTTCGTCGGTGCCCTGCGCCTGCATCAGCGGAATGAGTTCGCGCGCAATGAAGGGGAAGGTCACGAACACAGTGGCCAGCACGATGCCGGGCACGGCAAAGATGATCTTGATGTCGTGCTCCGCCAGCCATGGGCCGAACCAGCCCTGCGCGCCGAACACCAGCACGTAGATCAGGCCCGCCACCACCGGCGACACCGCGAACGGCAGGTCGATCAGCGTGGTGAGGAAGGCCTTGCCACGGAACTCGAACTTGGCGATGGCCCAGGCCGCGGCCACGCCGAAGACGAGGTTCATCGGCACCGCGATGGCGGCGGTGATGAGCGTGAGGCGGATGGCGCTCCACGCATCGGGTTCCTTCAGCGCCTCGAGGTAGGCATTGAGGCCCTTGCGCAGCGCCTCGACCGCCACGGCCGCCAGCGGCAGCACGAGGAACAGGAACATGAACACGAGGGCGATGCCGATCAGCGTCCAGCGGACCCAGGCCGACTCGGTGGTGCCGGCCTGTGCGCGGCGAATGATTTTGGAAGGCGCACTCATTGCGAGGTCCCGATGGGGTTGCGCGAAGGAACACCGCAGAACCGGCTTTGCCGGGCTGCTGGTGTTGCCCCCGGCGAGGGGGTTGGCGAAGCGACACGAAGTGCGCGAAGACTGGGGGAGTGCAACATTGCTAGGCCCCCGCGCGCTTGCGCTGCCAGGCTTGCAGGCCGTTGATGACCAGCAGCAGGATGAACGACAGCACCAGCATCACCAGCGCGACCGCGGTGGCGCCCGTGTAGTCGTACTGCTCCAGCTTGCCGATGATGATGAGCGGCGTGATCTCGGAAATCATCGGCATGTTGCCGGCGATGAAGATCACCGAGCCGTACTCGCCGATGGCACGTGCGAAGGCCATGGCAAAGCCGGTCAGCAGCGCGGGCGCAATCGCCGGAAAGATCACCCGGGTGAAGGTCTGCAGGCGTGTGGCGCCGAGCGAAGTCGCGGCTTCTTCGAGTTCTTTCTCGGTGTCTTCCAGCACCGGCTGCACTGTGCGCACCACGAACGGCAGCCCGATGAAGATCAGCGCAATCACGATGCCCGCCGGCGTGAACGCCAGCTTGATGCCGTACGGCTCGAGCAGTTGCCCGACCCAGCCGTTGCCCGCGAGCAGCGCCGTGAGCGAGATGCCGGCCACGGCCGTGGGCAGTGCGAACGGCAGGTCGACCAGCGCATCGACGATGCGCTTGCCCGGAAACTTGTAGCGCACCAGCACCCAGGCCACGAGCAGGCCGAACACCGCGTTCACCATGGCGGCGATCAGCGAGGCGCCGAAGGTCAGGCGGTACGAGGCCATCACGCGCGGCGCGGTCACCGACACCCAGAAGTGCTCCCACGTCATCGTGAAGGTCTTGAAGACCAGCGCCGACAGCGGGATCAGCACGATCAGGCACAGATAGAAGACCGTGAAGCCGAGCGTGATGTGGAAACCGGGCAGCACGCGCTTGGCGCCCCCTGCCCGGTTGGCACGTGAAAAAGGCGCTCCCGCTGCCGGGAGCGCCGAAGAAGCAGCGCCGCTCATTTACTTCGCGCCAGGGGTGTACAGCTTGTCGAACTGACCGCCGTCATTGAAGTGCACCTTCTGCGCCTCGCTCAGGCTGCCGAACAGTTCCTGCACCGTGAACAGCTGCAGCGGCTTGAAGGTCGAGGCGTACTTCTTGAGCACGGCCTGCGAACGCGGACGCAGCGCGTGCTTGGCGGCGATTTCCTGCGCTTCTTCGGAGTACAGCCAGTCGAGGTAGGCCTTGGCGAGCTCGCCCGTGCCCTTCTTCTTGACGGTGCGCTCGACGATGGCGACAGGGTTCTCAGCCACGATGGAAATCGACGGGTACACCGAGTCGACCTTGCCGGTGCCGAATTCACGGTCGATCGAGACCACTTCGGATTCGAAGGTGATCAGCGCATCGCCGATGTTGCGTTGCAGGAAGGCGGTGGTCGCGTCGCGGCCGCCGCGTGCCAGCACCGGCACGTTCTTGAACAGCTTGCCGACGAACTCGGCAGCCTGGGCGTCGGTGCCGCCCTTCTTCTTGATGTAGCCCCAGGCCGCCAGGTAGGCGTAGCGGCCATTGCCGCCGGTCTTGGGGTTGACGATCACGACCTGCACGCCCGGCTTGATCAGGTCGTCCCAGTCCTTGATGCCCTTGGGGTTGCCGTTGCGCACCAGCAGCAGCATGGTCGAGGTGGTGGGCGATGCGTTGTCGGGAAACTTCTTGTTCCAGTCCTTGGCGACCACGCCGGTGCCGGCCAGGAAGTCGATGTCGGTCGAGGTGTTCATGGTGACCACATCGGCGTCGAGGCCGTCGGCCACGGCGCGCGCCTGGGCGCTGGAGCCGCCGTGCGACTGGTCGATCTTGACGTCCTTGCCCGTGGTCTTCTTGTAGTTCGCCACGAAGGCCGCGTTGTAGTCCTTGTAGAACTCGCGCGCCACGTCGTACGAGGCGTTCAGCAGGCCCGTGCCTTGGGCAAAAGCGGTGTTGCCGGCGAGTGCGGAGGACGCCAGCGCGAGCACGGCAGCGAAGGTCTTGATTCTGGAAGTCATGTGGTTGCCAGGTTGTCTGAAAATTCACGACCGGCCGACCAGGCGGCGGGTTCGTCGGTCAACGATTGCAGCAGGGCCAGGCCGAGCGGCCAGTCTCCGTGCCCCGAATCGATGTTGATGTGCCCCGCATTCTGCATGCGCACGAACTCGCTGCCCCAGGCGCGCGAGTAGGCGCCGGCCAGGCGGATGGGGCAATAAGGATCGTTGCTGCTCGCCACCACGATGCTGCGGTACGGCAGCGCCGCATACGGCACGGGCGCGAAGTCGGACAGCACCGCGCGGCGCTCCGGGTCGGCCGGCGCCACCAGCAGCGCGCCCTGGATGCGGGCGGCGGCCTCGGGCGGCAGGTGCGCCGTGGCAATGCAGCCCAGGCTGTGCGCCGCGATGACCACGGGGCCTTCGCTTTCGAGCACCAACTTGGCCAGTGCGGGCACCCAGGCATCGCGCTTGGGCGAGGCCCAGTCGTCCTGCACCACCCGCGCCGCGCCCGGAATGCGTTCTTCCCACAGGCTCTGCCAGTGGCCGGGCCCGGAGTCGCGCCAGCCGGGCACGATGATGACGCGGGTCTGCATGTGCGGGTGCCGCCTGTGCTTCTTACTTGTTGGGCTGCGGCGTGATCCGCAGGTAAGGCTTGACGGCCTTGAAGCCCTTGGGGAAGCGCTCGGCCAGCTCGGCCGGGTCCTGGATGCTCGGCACAATGACGACGTCGTCGCCGTCCTTCCAGTTCACGGGCGTGGCGACCTTGTGGCTGTCGGTGAGTTGCAGCGAGTCGATCACGCGCAGGATCTCGTCGAAGTTGCGGCCGGTCGATGCCGGGTAGGTGATGGTGGTGCGGATGACCTTCTTCGGATCGATGATGAACACGCTGCGAACGGTGGCCGTCGCCGAGGCGTTCGGGTGGATCAGGTCGTACAGGTCGGCCACCTTGCGGTCGGCGTCCGCAATGATCGGGAAGTTGACGGTGGTGTTCTGCGTCTCGTTGATGTCCGAGATCCACTCCTTGTGCTTGGTGGCCGGGTCGACGCTCAGCGCGATGGGCTTCACGCCGCGCTTGGCGAACTCGCCCGACAGCGCCGCCGTCTTGCCGAGTTCGGTGGTGCACACGGGCGTGAAATCGGCCGGGTGCGAGAAGAACACGATCCACGAATCGCCGGCCCACTGGTAGAAGTCGATCGGGCCTTCGCTGGAGTCCTGGGTGAAATTGGGGGCGGTGTCGCCGAGTCGCAGGGTTGCCATGGTCGCTCCAAGGAGGGGGTGAAGCCTGGATTGTGCGAACCGCTGCTTCAATGGCAAACGAATATCTGTTTGTTTGGATATGACGTTTTTCGCATATAGAACTTGCGAAGCCCTGGCGTGACGCTATCTTTTAGATAGCAATCCGACCTCAGAACATCCGCATCTGCTCGCTTTGCAGGTGCTCCGACAGGAAGTCGATCAGCCGTCGCACTGCCGGCACCAGCGCCCGCCGCGCCGGGAACACCATGTGCGCCACCACGGGCGACGGCCCCCAGCCGGGCAGCACCCGCACCAGCCGGCCGGCCTCGACGTCGGCGCTGCACATGTAGTCGGGCAGCAGCGTCGCGCCGACGCCGCCCAGTGCGCCGAACTGCAGCGTGGCGAGGTCGTCGGCCACGTAGCGCGGCGTGTGCACATGCAGATGGCTGCGGCCCTCCGGGCCTTCGAGCCGCCATTCGGCGCGCCCTTCGCCGTTGACCGACATGGCCGCGGTCGGCAGCTTCGCGAGATCGGCGGGCGTGTCGATCGGGCCGTGTTCTGCCAGCAGCGCCGGGCTCGCGACCAGCACGCCGCGGCTGTGGCCGAAGGTCTTGGCCACGAGCACCGTGCTGTCCTCGATGGCGGGGCGCACGCGCAGCGCGATGTCGATGCCCTCCTCGATCAGGTCCACCGGCCGGTTGATGACGCGGATGTCGACGCGCACCGCCGGATAACGCGCCATGAACAGCGGGATCAGCTGCGCCAGCCCGCTGTGCGAGATGGTGACCGGGCAGGTCAACCGCACCAGCCCGCTCGGCTCGGTCTGCACCTGCGCCACCGCCTCGGCGGCCGCCTGCGCTGCGTCGCGCATCGCCGAGGCGTGCCGCAGGTAGATCTCGCCGGCCGGCGTGAGCGACAGGCGCCGCGTGCTGCGCTGCATCAGCTGCACGCCCAGCCGCTCCTCGAGCTCGGCCACGCGGCGCGACAGGCGCGATTTGGGAATGCCCAGCGCCCGGCTGGCGGCGGCAAAGCCGCCCCGCTCGGCCACCTCGGCGAAGAACACCATGTCGTTGAGGTCTTGCATCGCTTCATTGTCCTGCAAACAGAACGATCTGATCAAATTTTGGCTACTTATCAATCACTCGCATCAAAAATAGAATTCTCCCAACGCCGGCCACTTCTCAGCGCCGACACCTTGCACAGAAAGTGATTGACTGACATGAAGCTGCTCCACATCGACTCCAGCATCCTGGCCGCCGGCTCCACCTCGCGCCAGCTGACCGCCGAAACCGTCGCCGCCTGGCGCGCCGCCCACCCCAACACCCAGGTCGAGTACCTTGACCTCGCCGTGGACGCGCCCTCGCACTTCGGCGCCGACGCCCTCGGCATCAAGACCGGCGTGCAGGCCCAACCGACCGAAGCGCAGCTGCGCGAGAACGCCCTGTCGGAAAAGCTGGTGACCCAGTTCCTGGCCGCTGACGTCGTCGTGATCGGCGCCCCGCTGTACAACTTCACCATCCCGACCCAGCTCAAGGCCTGGATCGACCGCCTCGCGCAAGCCGGCCGCACCTTCAAGTACACCGACAAGGGCGCCGTGGGCCTGGCCGGCGGCAAGACCATCATCGTGGCGTCGAGCCGCGGCGGCATCTACTCGACCTCCGAAGGCGGTCAGGCCGCGGAACACCAGGAGAGCTACCTGAAGGTGATCTTCGGCTTCTTCGGCATCACCG
Encoded here:
- a CDS encoding disulfide bond formation protein B, yielding MIHWYFGAPRRALALICLACVLMLAFGLYLQHVVGLEPCPMCIVQRYALMLVALFTGLAALFNSRGLQVTGGVLALAAAVGGAYTAAQQSWLQWYPPEVVSCGRDLYGMIETFPLKRALPMIFRGGGDCSKIDWSLFGLTLANWSFVAFTVLALLLLTLLLRRRTAR
- a CDS encoding RBBP9/YdeN family alpha/beta hydrolase, which translates into the protein MQTRVIIVPGWRDSGPGHWQSLWEERIPGAARVVQDDWASPKRDAWVPALAKLVLESEGPVVIAAHSLGCIATAHLPPEAAARIQGALLVAPADPERRAVLSDFAPVPYAALPYRSIVVASSNDPYCPIRLAGAYSRAWGSEFVRMQNAGHINIDSGHGDWPLGLALLQSLTDEPAAWSAGREFSDNLATT
- a CDS encoding peroxiredoxin, yielding MATLRLGDTAPNFTQDSSEGPIDFYQWAGDSWIVFFSHPADFTPVCTTELGKTAALSGEFAKRGVKPIALSVDPATKHKEWISDINETQNTTVNFPIIADADRKVADLYDLIHPNASATATVRSVFIIDPKKVIRTTITYPASTGRNFDEILRVIDSLQLTDSHKVATPVNWKDGDDVVIVPSIQDPAELAERFPKGFKAVKPYLRITPQPNK
- the cysT gene encoding sulfate ABC transporter permease subunit CysT; protein product: MSGAASSALPAAGAPFSRANRAGGAKRVLPGFHITLGFTVFYLCLIVLIPLSALVFKTFTMTWEHFWVSVTAPRVMASYRLTFGASLIAAMVNAVFGLLVAWVLVRYKFPGKRIVDALVDLPFALPTAVAGISLTALLAGNGWVGQLLEPYGIKLAFTPAGIVIALIFIGLPFVVRTVQPVLEDTEKELEEAATSLGATRLQTFTRVIFPAIAPALLTGFAMAFARAIGEYGSVIFIAGNMPMISEITPLIIIGKLEQYDYTGATAVALVMLVLSFILLLVINGLQAWQRKRAGA
- a CDS encoding FMN-dependent NADH-azoreductase codes for the protein MKLLHIDSSILAAGSTSRQLTAETVAAWRAAHPNTQVEYLDLAVDAPSHFGADALGIKTGVQAQPTEAQLRENALSEKLVTQFLAADVVVIGAPLYNFTIPTQLKAWIDRLAQAGRTFKYTDKGAVGLAGGKTIIVASSRGGIYSTSEGGQAAEHQESYLKVIFGFFGITDVRFVRAEGIAMGDAPKAAALTAARADILVATAEAANQKTVAQAA
- the macB gene encoding macrolide ABC transporter ATP-binding protein/permease MacB; translated protein: MTQPLLTLRGIGRSFPSGEQEVQVLKDVDLDIGHGEMLAIVGASGSGKSTLMNILGCLDRPSTGTYTVSGQDVGTLDSDALAALRREHFGFIFQRYHLMQHLTATGNVEVPAVYAGTEGTARDARARQLLARLGLEDRTEHRPSQLSGGQQQRVSIARALMNGGQVILADEPTGALDSKSGHEVMGILRELHAQGHTIIIVTHDMQVARCTERIIEIADGVIVGDRPNVPTVAAPAHAVGEDAPAPPAMTRPTLGIARFSTGWARFSEAFRMAWRSMMAHRMRTALTMLGIIIGITSVVSIVAIGEGAKRFVLADIKAIGTSTLDIYPGHDFGDDKAASIRTLLPADLQAIAAQPYVHSVTPTTMRGLRLRYRSADVNGNVNGVSDNFFSVRDIQMASGTAFNANDVRQQSQVVVIDQNTRRKLFPEGTDPIGKVILVGSLPCTVIGVAQEKKTMFSENKSLNIWLPYSTGASRLFGQQHFDNITVRIRDGQPTKAAEESIVRLLTLRHGGKDFFTFNMDSIVKTAERTSQSLTLLLSLIAVISLVVGGIGVMNIMLVSVTERTREIGIRMAVGARQSDVLQQFLTEAVLVCLVGGFIGVMLSYGISFLFSVFVKQWQMIFSLGAVASAFLCASLIGVLFGYLPARNAARLDPIEALARE
- a CDS encoding LysR family transcriptional regulator — its product is MQDLNDMVFFAEVAERGGFAAASRALGIPKSRLSRRVAELEERLGVQLMQRSTRRLSLTPAGEIYLRHASAMRDAAQAAAEAVAQVQTEPSGLVRLTCPVTISHSGLAQLIPLFMARYPAVRVDIRVINRPVDLIEEGIDIALRVRPAIEDSTVLVAKTFGHSRGVLVASPALLAEHGPIDTPADLAKLPTAAMSVNGEGRAEWRLEGPEGRSHLHVHTPRYVADDLATLQFGALGGVGATLLPDYMCSADVEAGRLVRVLPGWGPSPVVAHMVFPARRALVPAVRRLIDFLSEHLQSEQMRMF
- the cysW gene encoding sulfate ABC transporter permease subunit CysW, which translates into the protein MSAPSKIIRRAQAGTTESAWVRWTLIGIALVFMFLFLVLPLAAVAVEALRKGLNAYLEALKEPDAWSAIRLTLITAAIAVPMNLVFGVAAAWAIAKFEFRGKAFLTTLIDLPFAVSPVVAGLIYVLVFGAQGWFGPWLAEHDIKIIFAVPGIVLATVFVTFPFIARELIPLMQAQGTDEEQAAIVLGATGWQTFWRVTLPNIKWGLLYGVILCNARAMGEFGAVSVVSGHIRGQTNTMPLHVEVLYNEYQSVAAFAVASLLAILALVTLVIKSVIEWRHEREMKAIAELPPERPAAV
- a CDS encoding sulfate/molybdate ABC transporter ATP-binding protein — protein: MSIEIRNISKQFGDFRALNNVNLDVESGELVALLGPSGCGKTTLLRIIAGLETADTGSIHFSGEDTTDVHVRERQVGFVFQHYALFRHMTVFENVAFGLRVKPRKERPSDAQIKQKVTDLLKLVQLDWLADRYPSQLSGGQRQRIALARALAVEPKVLLLDEPFGALDAKVRKELRRWLRRLHDELHVTSIFVTHDQEEALEVADRVVVINKGRIEQVGSPQDVWDKPASPFVYGFLGDVNLFHGRADNGAVQLDGMRIDSPEHSTARDAKALAYVRPHDLDVTRYVAGATGIVATLSRAIVVGPIARLELEPTETNPDNPGSGTIIEAQLPAQQFRDLDLKEGDTVVANPRKARVFVEEDWVSP
- a CDS encoding sulfate ABC transporter substrate-binding protein, encoding MTSRIKTFAAVLALASSALAGNTAFAQGTGLLNASYDVAREFYKDYNAAFVANYKKTTGKDVKIDQSHGGSSAQARAVADGLDADVVTMNTSTDIDFLAGTGVVAKDWNKKFPDNASPTTSTMLLLVRNGNPKGIKDWDDLIKPGVQVVIVNPKTGGNGRYAYLAAWGYIKKKGGTDAQAAEFVGKLFKNVPVLARGGRDATTAFLQRNIGDALITFESEVVSIDREFGTGKVDSVYPSISIVAENPVAIVERTVKKKGTGELAKAYLDWLYSEEAQEIAAKHALRPRSQAVLKKYASTFKPLQLFTVQELFGSLSEAQKVHFNDGGQFDKLYTPGAK
- the macA gene encoding macrolide transporter subunit MacA; translated protein: MPTTPSRRSRKLLVGLALLIVLAVATFFWLSPPKKSDYLTATVQRSDLENAVLATGVLQAFKQVEVGAQVSGQLKSLKVVLGQTVKKGDWLAEIDPVISQNTLAQEQAKLENLQAQKLAKEVRVKQAELTWARQREMLAQDAAARQDLESADTELRALRADAVSLDAQIRQQKLALASAQTNLSYTRIMAPIDGDVVSINTLEGQTVVASFQVPTLMKLADLSTMTVKAQVSEADVVRVKAGLPVYFTILGDPDTRYHGTLRAVQPSPEKINNAVFFNALFDVPNPERTLRVDMTAQVAIMLGEAKQALTVPLTALGARDKDGRHEVRVLLPDQRVEKRPVRIGISNNFQAQVLEGLKEGDNVITGDASALEKTDGNGGGNRGPRQ